A single Crateriforma conspicua DNA region contains:
- a CDS encoding purine-cytosine permease family protein: MSEAESNSGGEFEREPVPDSALLGSGKFWGMYAGEHAAGTEFMIGPLFLAAGASLSDLLLGLLLGNILAVLTWRFLVVPIAVAKRLTLYYQLECIAGGSLVKLYNLVNGLLFCFLAGAMITVSASAVGVPFDITFDVPETVLGLSNTSFTVLVFIVGVVITAVAAGGYERVARFANIAAPWMIGVFAACGIVSLAQMNVTGMEKLSSGEFWSESIAFVQEKNGPQTFGFWQIVVFAWLCNGAMHFGMADLSIFRFARSRSSGWAPAIGMFLGHYMAWISAGFLLAALIKVQPELVLSDDGKVTANPGLLAYKSVGWTGIICVIIAGWTTANPTIYRAGLAFQGMLPKSSRTAMTLVAGTVATVAGAFPNLSAKLLDFVGTYGTVLGPMGAVIVVDFYLMKRFGLRDQYASKSGTQINIAVLVAWVLPVVVGLYLIFVQGLFAAYAVIPCWVACAILYLILSKVLQNPNLGNDHA, from the coding sequence CGGAGAATTTGAACGCGAACCTGTGCCGGATTCGGCACTATTGGGCAGCGGGAAATTCTGGGGCATGTACGCAGGCGAACACGCCGCCGGCACCGAATTTATGATTGGGCCACTGTTTTTGGCGGCCGGTGCCAGCCTTTCCGATCTGTTGTTGGGGCTTTTGCTGGGAAACATCCTGGCGGTGCTTACCTGGCGTTTCCTGGTCGTTCCGATTGCGGTCGCCAAACGTTTAACGCTGTATTATCAATTGGAATGCATCGCCGGCGGGTCGCTGGTCAAGCTTTACAACTTGGTCAACGGTTTGCTGTTTTGCTTCCTTGCGGGTGCCATGATTACGGTATCGGCATCCGCGGTGGGCGTTCCGTTTGATATCACCTTTGATGTTCCGGAAACCGTTCTCGGTCTCAGCAACACGTCGTTCACGGTCCTGGTATTCATCGTCGGCGTGGTCATCACGGCGGTTGCGGCGGGCGGCTATGAACGCGTCGCCCGGTTTGCCAATATCGCCGCCCCCTGGATGATCGGCGTTTTCGCCGCATGTGGAATTGTCTCACTGGCACAGATGAATGTGACCGGTATGGAAAAACTTTCCAGCGGTGAATTCTGGAGTGAATCCATCGCGTTCGTGCAAGAAAAGAATGGCCCACAGACGTTTGGTTTTTGGCAGATCGTCGTCTTTGCGTGGCTGTGCAACGGAGCGATGCATTTCGGGATGGCGGATCTTTCTATCTTCCGATTTGCCCGCAGTCGATCATCCGGTTGGGCACCCGCGATCGGGATGTTCTTGGGGCACTACATGGCATGGATCAGTGCCGGCTTTTTGTTGGCCGCTCTGATCAAGGTTCAACCGGAATTGGTGTTAAGCGACGACGGCAAAGTCACGGCCAATCCCGGACTACTTGCATACAAATCGGTGGGCTGGACCGGAATCATCTGTGTCATCATCGCAGGTTGGACAACGGCGAACCCAACGATCTATCGCGCGGGTCTGGCGTTCCAAGGCATGCTGCCGAAAAGCTCACGTACCGCGATGACATTGGTGGCCGGCACTGTCGCAACCGTGGCGGGTGCCTTTCCGAACTTGTCAGCCAAGCTGTTGGATTTTGTTGGGACCTATGGAACCGTTCTGGGCCCCATGGGCGCCGTGATCGTCGTCGACTTTTACCTGATGAAACGCTTCGGTCTGCGGGATCAATATGCATCCAAAAGCGGAACGCAAATCAACATCGCGGTGTTGGTGGCTTGGGTGCTGCCCGTGGTCGTCGGACTGTACCTTATTTTCGTCCAGGGTCTTTTTGCAGCCTACGCCGTGATTCCTTGCTGGGTCGCCTGTGCGATTCTTTACCTAATTCTTAGCAAGGTGCTTCAAAATCCAAATCTCGGCAACGACCACGCTTGA